One Chryseobacterium indoltheticum DNA segment encodes these proteins:
- a CDS encoding RagB/SusD family nutrient uptake outer membrane protein, with amino-acid sequence MKNIKKHYKKIILLSFAFFALAMTSCSSEYLETDPTTAVSEDAAYSSASNLKAIINGMHRDMYYRQNSNQGQNGQGGIMIMMDALGEDLVFPSTGNNWYISTVRWQDNVNENASNDFYPYQFYYALIRNANLVIANGPNVPAPTAADELTIKKAIGEAYAFRAFSYYMLVQIYGKRYVPSTTNSQPGVPIRLVADEVPLARNTVEEVYTQINKDLGEALARLTGSSRATKSHFDKSVVLGLMARVALTQGNYPLAATSAVSARAGFSLMEDVAAYTSGFNTATNGEWMWGAIIISDQTDYFGNFGAYMSRNYNSTNIRQAPKAVNSKLYDPFPSTDIRKKVFDPTGKHLDLSLPSNYAKYPYTSQKFLAVSTSDSRLDVPYMRAAEMYLIEAEALARMNNETSSKIVFNIFAKKRNPSYTGATTTGAAYITEILNSRRLELWGEGFRFLDLKRLNQGLDRTGANHSSVVINNVSTVANTDPRWEFLIPRREINANPLIVQNPL; translated from the coding sequence ATGAAAAATATAAAAAAACATTATAAAAAAATAATATTACTATCATTTGCTTTTTTTGCTTTAGCTATGACATCCTGTTCGAGTGAATATCTTGAAACAGATCCTACCACTGCAGTTTCAGAAGACGCAGCATATTCGAGTGCGTCCAATCTTAAGGCTATTATTAATGGGATGCATAGGGATATGTACTATAGACAGAATAGCAACCAAGGGCAAAACGGCCAAGGAGGTATAATGATAATGATGGATGCTTTAGGCGAAGATTTGGTTTTTCCGTCTACGGGTAATAATTGGTATATTTCTACAGTAAGATGGCAGGATAATGTAAACGAAAATGCATCAAATGATTTTTATCCTTATCAGTTTTATTATGCTCTTATCAGAAATGCAAACTTAGTAATTGCGAATGGACCAAACGTTCCCGCTCCTACTGCTGCTGATGAACTCACTATAAAAAAAGCTATTGGTGAAGCTTATGCTTTTAGAGCTTTTAGTTATTATATGTTGGTACAGATTTATGGGAAAAGATATGTGCCGAGTACAACAAATAGTCAGCCCGGAGTTCCAATACGATTAGTTGCCGATGAAGTTCCTTTGGCTAGAAATACTGTCGAAGAAGTTTATACTCAGATTAATAAAGATTTGGGTGAAGCGCTTGCACGACTTACAGGAAGTAGTAGAGCTACAAAATCACATTTTGATAAGAGCGTTGTTTTAGGTTTAATGGCTAGAGTTGCTTTGACGCAAGGAAATTACCCTTTAGCGGCAACTTCAGCAGTATCTGCAAGAGCAGGATTTAGTTTAATGGAAGATGTAGCAGCCTATACTTCAGGTTTTAATACTGCTACAAACGGCGAATGGATGTGGGGAGCAATCATTATTTCTGACCAAACAGATTATTTTGGAAATTTTGGAGCTTATATGTCGAGAAATTATAATTCTACAAATATTCGCCAAGCGCCTAAAGCTGTAAACAGTAAGCTTTATGATCCGTTTCCAAGTACAGATATCAGAAAAAAAGTATTTGATCCGACAGGAAAACATCTTGATCTTTCATTACCAAGTAATTATGCTAAATATCCTTATACAAGTCAAAAATTTTTGGCAGTAAGTACTTCGGATAGTAGATTGGATGTACCCTACATGAGAGCTGCAGAAATGTATCTTATAGAAGCAGAAGCATTAGCTAGAATGAATAATGAAACAAGTTCCAAAATAGTTTTTAACATTTTTGCTAAAAAGAGAAACCCTTCTTATACAGGGGCAACTACTACCGGCGCTGCTTATATTACTGAAATTCTTAATAGCAGAAGATTGGAATTGTGGGGTGAAGGATTTAGGTTTTTAGATCTTAAAAGACTTAATCAGGGTCTAGACAGAACGGGAGCTAATCATTCATCTGTTGTTATAAATAACGTATCTACAGTTGCAAATACGGATCCTAGATGGGAGTTCCTAATTCCTAGAAGAGAAATAAATGCTAATCCGCTTATTGTACAAAATCCACTATAA
- a CDS encoding methyltransferase domain-containing protein codes for MPWNPEVYNQFKNIRYQPFFDLMQLISADGLKKAIDIGCGTGEQTYILSEKFVDAEFLGIDSSAEMLSQSISFHNDRLSFQQKKVEELYDSEEKWDLVFSNAALQWSDDHEKLFPKLLSLLSENGQFAVQMPLQSENILNQILFQLAAEEPYETQLQQWNRVSPVLSLDDYAKMMFKAGLKDLNISIKVYPIIADDAEKLFQFISGSALIPYLEKLDEVNKEKFIGEYKKRIAEKFKKFPAIYSFKRMLLYGRK; via the coding sequence ATGCCCTGGAATCCTGAAGTGTACAATCAGTTTAAAAATATCCGTTATCAACCATTTTTTGATTTGATGCAACTTATTTCCGCAGATGGTTTAAAGAAAGCAATCGATATTGGTTGCGGAACGGGCGAACAGACTTATATTCTGTCAGAAAAATTTGTTGATGCAGAGTTTTTAGGAATTGATTCTTCAGCTGAAATGCTGTCACAATCTATTTCCTTTCACAATGATAGATTAAGTTTTCAGCAAAAAAAAGTTGAAGAATTATATGACTCCGAAGAAAAGTGGGATCTAGTTTTTAGCAATGCCGCTTTACAGTGGTCAGACGATCATGAAAAATTGTTTCCCAAACTGCTTTCTTTATTAAGTGAGAATGGGCAATTTGCCGTTCAAATGCCTTTACAGTCTGAAAATATTCTCAATCAAATTTTGTTTCAACTTGCTGCTGAAGAGCCTTACGAAACGCAACTTCAACAATGGAATAGAGTTTCTCCGGTTTTAAGTTTGGACGATTATGCTAAAATGATGTTTAAGGCAGGGTTGAAAGATTTAAATATCTCTATAAAAGTGTATCCGATTATAGCTGACGATGCAGAGAAACTATTTCAGTTTATTTCGGGTTCAGCGTTAATTCCGTATTTGGAAAAATTGGATGAGGTGAATAAAGAGAAATTTATTGGTGAATATAAAAAAAGAATTGCTGAAAAATTTAAGAAATTCCCTGCAATTTATTCGTTTAAAAGAATGCTGCTTTACGGAAGAAAATAG
- a CDS encoding SMUG2 DNA glycosylase family protein, producing the protein MSNTFAEKIIEFNKNLRYSGQLPKDFQILNPYLDNPETMVVMEKFYHKYYNDSIQRKFLIGINPSRHGAGVTGVPFTDTKRLESVCGIKMESAHTHEVFSVFMYDMIASYGGADEFYRDIYINSPFPLAIVRKAKNTWINANYYDDKELFNAVKDFMIDCLKKHISLNLDTPEVFILGKKNAEFISKLNSEANLFDKMTVLEHPRYIQQYKSKEKQLFIDKYILALKNK; encoded by the coding sequence ATGAGTAATACTTTTGCTGAAAAAATTATAGAGTTCAATAAAAACTTGCGCTATTCCGGGCAATTGCCGAAAGATTTTCAGATTCTGAATCCGTATTTAGATAATCCTGAAACAATGGTTGTCATGGAAAAGTTTTATCATAAATATTACAACGATTCAATTCAAAGAAAATTTTTAATCGGAATTAATCCAAGTCGGCACGGAGCAGGAGTTACAGGCGTTCCATTTACTGATACAAAACGTTTGGAAAGTGTTTGCGGAATTAAAATGGAATCAGCCCATACGCATGAAGTTTTTTCCGTTTTTATGTATGATATGATCGCGTCTTATGGCGGTGCAGATGAATTTTACAGAGATATTTACATCAATTCACCTTTCCCTTTAGCAATTGTACGAAAAGCAAAAAACACCTGGATTAATGCCAATTATTACGATGATAAAGAACTTTTCAATGCTGTAAAAGATTTCATGATCGACTGTCTGAAAAAACATATCAGTTTGAATCTCGATACTCCGGAAGTTTTTATTTTAGGAAAAAAGAATGCCGAGTTCATTTCAAAATTAAATTCGGAAGCAAATCTGTTTGACAAAATGACGGTTTTAGAGCATCCGAGATATATTCAGCAATATAAATCAAAAGAAAAGCAGCTTTTTATTGATAAATATATTCTAGCTTTAAAGAACAAATAA
- a CDS encoding enoyl-CoA hydratase/isomerase family protein — translation MSDFVTSEIKNNIAEITFGTAKSNALPGAILEKLAQTILEEGAKNEVKAILVKSQGEKAFCAGASFDELLAIDELEASTKFFGGFAKVLNAMRNCGKIVVVRVQGKTTGGGVGIACGADYCFATKDSALALTEINLGIGPFVIGPYVERKIGKSQFSAMAIDADFRSAEWAEQHNIYHSVSENIAEMDSKLEKFLNMLSTRSEDALALIKKVSWEGTEHFNELMPARIHMSASLILEDSAKKNIEAIKERLRSK, via the coding sequence ATGAGTGATTTTGTAACATCAGAAATTAAAAATAATATTGCCGAAATTACTTTCGGAACGGCAAAAAGTAACGCTCTTCCAGGGGCTATTCTTGAAAAATTAGCACAAACTATTTTAGAAGAAGGTGCGAAAAATGAAGTAAAAGCTATTCTTGTAAAAAGTCAGGGTGAAAAAGCCTTTTGTGCAGGGGCGAGTTTTGATGAGCTTTTGGCCATCGATGAATTAGAGGCTTCCACAAAATTTTTCGGAGGTTTTGCCAAAGTTTTAAATGCAATGCGAAATTGCGGTAAAATAGTCGTTGTAAGAGTTCAGGGAAAAACTACAGGTGGCGGAGTAGGAATTGCCTGCGGAGCAGATTATTGTTTTGCAACCAAAGATTCTGCTTTGGCATTAACCGAGATCAATTTAGGAATCGGGCCTTTCGTGATCGGGCCGTATGTAGAAAGAAAAATTGGTAAATCACAGTTTTCGGCAATGGCAATTGACGCAGACTTCAGATCGGCAGAATGGGCCGAGCAACATAATATTTATCACTCAGTTTCAGAAAACATTGCAGAAATGGATTCTAAATTAGAAAAATTCTTAAACATGCTGTCTACAAGAAGCGAGGATGCTTTAGCTTTAATAAAAAAAGTTTCTTGGGAAGGCACAGAACATTTTAATGAATTGATGCCTGCAAGAATTCATATGAGTGCAAGTTTAATTCTTGAAGATTCTGCAAAGAAAAATATTGAGGCTATTAAAGAAAGGTTAAGATCAAAGTAA
- a CDS encoding SusC/RagA family TonB-linked outer membrane protein encodes MKIKLSLVTTAVVFFMGAQAVDAQKVKDTLIQEEKIDEIVIVAYGSQKRETIVGSNTQVNAKEFADRPITSIGQAIDGASPGVKVSTSTGQPGSSPSIQIRGIGSYGITTSPLYVIDGVIYNGSLSAINTNDIASFNILKDAASTSLYGSAAANGVILITTKTGKKGADALNFSMSTGYVGRSIPEYDRVNAYQYYPLVWEAMRNGRLTSVPASTVADANKYATERLISDVLKNNVFDVDNKLLVVDGVLNPNAKLKYTDLDWQDPLIKTGFRQNYELNYSGGTNKTTYFSSVSYTNEAGYLIKSDFERFTARLKVDSQIKNWLKVGTSISGVSSNGNNSVDGADNNSSYINPYAWTRRIGPIYSPYAHDPDTFATLYDSFGDVIYDSGSARGADAAAGRNVIQETLLNKDISKNYYIISRAYAEVKVDPYLTLSTNVGYDIQNNRRNRYINKVIGDAAPGGAAEIRTFTEQTLTFNQLLNYKRKFGSHNFEFLLGHESYKFIYEYMLGYKQGQVVDGNDELINFVTPTTLTSQTDNYRKESVFSRLNYDYKSKYILSGSYRADGSSRFAKDVRWDYFWSVGAGWRIKGEDFLNDSNTISELKLRGSYGEVGNDRTNSYYMYKSTYALGYNNAQEPGILYDFKADPKVSWETNKQSDVAIDFGFFNNRITGTVEYYNRITNDLLFKVPQPVSAGIPDSEITQNVGTMYNRGFEIGINADVIKNENFTWNLNANASTLKNQVTQLSKGITELIEGTKKVSVGHSVYDYWLRQWYGVDPTDGSPLYLAADSYIGTTAVDIRTVNGTLVTTNHNKAKYDYSGTAIPDLFGSFGTSITYKEWSLSTMFTYQVGGMTYDSNYQTLMSNYPQGGALSTDILNRWTTPGQITDVPALNSATYTSSGAASSRWLIKSDFITFRQATLGYSFKQSVISQYGITALRLLMSGENIWSKTARKGLEPVQSFNGTTTNRYTPARIITIGFNISF; translated from the coding sequence ATGAAAATAAAATTATCATTAGTAACTACTGCTGTTGTCTTCTTTATGGGGGCGCAAGCTGTTGATGCCCAAAAAGTAAAGGATACACTTATTCAAGAAGAAAAGATAGATGAAATTGTAATTGTTGCTTATGGTTCTCAAAAAAGAGAGACAATAGTTGGGTCTAACACACAGGTAAATGCAAAAGAATTTGCAGATCGTCCCATTACAAGTATTGGTCAGGCTATTGATGGAGCCAGTCCCGGAGTAAAAGTGAGTACATCTACGGGGCAACCCGGAAGCTCTCCCAGTATTCAAATAAGAGGTATAGGATCTTATGGTATCACCACATCACCTCTGTACGTGATCGATGGAGTAATATATAACGGATCATTGTCAGCAATTAATACCAATGATATTGCCTCTTTTAATATCTTGAAAGATGCAGCATCTACATCATTGTATGGTTCAGCTGCAGCAAATGGCGTTATATTAATTACTACAAAAACTGGAAAAAAAGGAGCGGATGCTCTTAATTTTAGTATGAGTACAGGATATGTTGGAAGATCAATCCCTGAATATGACAGGGTAAATGCTTATCAGTATTATCCTCTTGTATGGGAGGCAATGAGAAACGGACGTCTTACCTCTGTACCTGCGAGTACTGTAGCAGATGCAAATAAATATGCCACAGAAAGACTGATTTCTGATGTTTTAAAAAATAATGTTTTTGATGTAGATAATAAGCTATTGGTAGTAGATGGTGTATTAAATCCTAACGCAAAATTGAAATATACTGATTTGGACTGGCAAGACCCATTGATCAAAACGGGATTCAGACAAAACTATGAATTAAATTATAGTGGTGGAACTAACAAAACAACATATTTTTCTTCGGTTAGTTATACTAATGAAGCCGGATATTTAATTAAATCTGACTTTGAAAGGTTTACTGCAAGGTTAAAAGTTGATTCTCAAATCAAGAATTGGCTAAAAGTAGGAACAAGTATAAGCGGAGTTTCATCCAATGGAAATAATTCCGTAGATGGTGCAGATAATAACTCTTCATATATAAATCCTTATGCATGGACGAGAAGAATAGGACCCATCTATAGTCCTTACGCTCACGATCCGGATACTTTTGCAACTTTATATGATTCTTTTGGGGATGTTATCTATGATTCTGGAAGTGCAAGAGGCGCAGATGCGGCGGCAGGTAGAAATGTTATTCAGGAAACGCTTTTAAATAAAGATATATCAAAAAACTATTATATCATTTCAAGAGCTTATGCTGAAGTTAAAGTTGATCCCTATTTAACTTTATCTACAAACGTAGGATATGATATTCAGAATAACAGAAGAAACCGTTACATCAATAAAGTGATTGGAGATGCCGCTCCAGGTGGTGCTGCCGAAATAAGAACTTTTACTGAGCAGACTCTTACTTTCAACCAATTATTGAATTATAAGAGAAAATTTGGATCACATAATTTCGAATTTTTATTAGGTCATGAAAGCTATAAATTTATTTACGAATATATGCTTGGGTACAAGCAAGGGCAGGTTGTAGATGGAAACGATGAATTAATCAATTTTGTTACTCCTACTACTCTCACCTCACAAACGGATAACTACCGAAAAGAAAGTGTATTTTCGAGATTAAATTATGATTACAAATCAAAGTATATACTTTCAGGATCTTACCGTGCGGATGGTTCCTCAAGATTCGCTAAAGATGTAAGATGGGATTATTTTTGGTCTGTTGGAGCAGGATGGAGAATAAAAGGAGAAGATTTTTTGAATGACTCTAATACGATTAGTGAATTAAAATTGCGTGGATCTTACGGAGAAGTAGGAAATGACAGAACAAATAGTTATTATATGTATAAAAGTACATATGCTTTGGGATATAATAATGCGCAAGAACCAGGCATTTTGTATGATTTTAAGGCTGATCCGAAAGTTTCTTGGGAAACCAACAAACAGTCGGATGTAGCAATTGACTTTGGATTTTTCAATAATAGAATAACAGGAACTGTAGAATATTATAATAGAATTACCAATGATCTTCTTTTTAAGGTACCTCAACCTGTTTCAGCAGGCATACCTGATAGTGAAATAACCCAAAATGTAGGTACTATGTATAATCGTGGTTTTGAGATCGGAATAAATGCTGATGTTATTAAAAATGAAAATTTCACATGGAATTTAAATGCAAACGCATCAACTCTTAAAAATCAGGTTACTCAGCTGTCAAAGGGTATAACGGAACTTATTGAAGGAACTAAAAAGGTTTCGGTAGGGCATTCTGTCTATGATTATTGGTTAAGACAATGGTATGGTGTAGATCCCACAGATGGATCTCCTTTATATTTAGCTGCTGATTCTTATATAGGAACTACCGCAGTTGATATAAGAACTGTAAATGGTACTTTAGTTACCACGAACCATAATAAAGCTAAATATGATTATTCAGGTACAGCAATTCCTGATTTATTTGGTAGTTTTGGCACATCCATCACCTATAAAGAATGGTCTTTATCGACAATGTTTACTTATCAAGTAGGAGGGATGACTTATGATTCCAATTACCAAACTCTAATGTCAAACTATCCACAAGGAGGCGCATTAAGTACAGATATTTTAAATCGATGGACAACTCCTGGTCAGATTACGGATGTTCCGGCTTTAAATTCTGCGACTTATACAAGTTCTGGCGCAGCTTCAAGCAGATGGCTGATTAAATCTGATTTCATCACTTTCAGACAAGCAACATTAGGATATAGCTTTAAGCAGAGTGTTATTTCACAATATGGCATTACGGCATTGCGATTATTAATGTCCGGAGAAAATATTTGGAGCAAAACAGCCAGAAAAGGATTAGAACCTGTTCAGTCTTTTAATGGAACAACCACAAACAGATATACACCGGCGAGAATTATCACAATAGGATTTAATATATCATTTTAA